One stretch of Chryseobacterium sp. LJ668 DNA includes these proteins:
- a CDS encoding translocation/assembly module TamB domain-containing protein, with the protein MKLKFNKRKILRGVVITIISIVVLLILLVVSLRLPAVQNYIKGKLVVYLEKKIKTKVSLDRVYIGFPNSLVMENLYLKGQNIDTLLSARKLDVGLDMWQLIKSKADLTSIDLEGVRANVVRNPQGKFNFDYIIDAFATSDKEESTSKPFIISLDKIKLKDIGLTFNDQQSRNDIKVYFNSFDTRVKTFDLQNNSYAVNDINLDGLKLKLKQDFVEEVSKNVEEKVDSLNQKKPMKLGLSGIKLTNFNIDYGDDNSKTFAKVLFKELSTKVNDLDLENNSYNVGNVYLTDANINANLYLPTKNANPKDATSKPSTSKDKAMKLLLGKFILDNVKVAYNNTAAAPTRSGMDFNHLNFAKLNLDVRNFKMENNGFAGSVKSAEIQEARGLNIQKFNTDFVYDSEQAYLKNLYLQTPKTVLRDEIVLNYNSIEQLSTNPGAVKISADIRDSNVGFSDILNLVPTLRNTAPFNKYPNAILNVNALLQGTINDLTIQNLKVSGLDRLKVAASGRIKNAMNPENLYYDLKIAELSSSAKTIYNLVPKNTIPKNITLPSFFTVKGIAKGTTKIVNTNLRLTSTLGNAGIIAKVDMRRKKRELYDVKANLQNLQIGKIIQNKDVGAVTAQIYAKGESFDFKNANANLKGFVQSATYKGYRYQNMNLVGKINRGAYNVVLNSKDPNANLQLTASGVYDDKNPTVKVNGNINKLDLNKLGFYNSPMIIAGAIDGDFKSLDPDHLNGYLNLKNFAISDTKEVYPLQEVNLLAVSTADSTQIKFNSQIADVELNGKYKLTQIFGALQQTINQYYQFQKSGKTQKIDAGQFFTFNAKIKNDDLIRKFVPELKSFETINITGNYNADSQKIELDANIPQILYGTNTLENTSLKISNENQALKYNLDVAALQSESFALNKVNINGDVANNIINYNITTKDAKDETQFLIAGNAKSINDITEISLNPNGLKLNYMDWAVAENNKIQIFSQGIVADNFTLSNAGAEISLQSESNLPSSPLNVSLKNFKIETITEIIKKDSLLAKGTINGTAQLRDLTKNMTFTSDINVSDLIVYGSPVGNLAIKVNNKSANLLNADIALSGNNNDVKILGNYNTSSSTFDLNLDMNQLQMKTLQGFSMNAITNTEGYLSGDLKITGTTAAPKILGDINLNNVGLMISQTGSDFRNINDKIGFTNRGIEFDQFKINDKDGNSLKIDGQVLTQTYRDFAFNLDVDAKDFKVVNSEKSNDAMMYGILAIDAALKIRGDLNLPKVDGRLTVSEDTDFTFVLPQSSPSLQERDGIVEFIDQDQIALNKTIKADSIDTQSPIKGMDLSVNIEVSKEAKMSIVIDKAAGDFVKLQGEADLTGGIDPSGKTTLVGVYQVEKGSYEMSVSVLKRKFDIQKGSTITWTGEPTTANLDITAIYKTETAPIDLIEQQVGDADLNQYKQRIPFNTLLILKGELLKPQISFDITTDEKNNAVSSAVTETIDAKLAQLRQDENEMNKQVFALLLLNRFIGENPFQSNSGQSAETLARQSVSKILSQQLNNLASDLIKGVDLNFDLESSEDYSTGTQNTRTDLNIGLSKKLLNDRLKVSVGSNFGLEGEARQNENTTNIAGDVTVDYSLSRDGRYMLRAYRKNDYQVALQGQIVETGVGFIITLDYNQFKDIFRKSRNNRNKEKERKKKPDNQVVEFK; encoded by the coding sequence TTGAAACTGAAATTCAACAAAAGAAAAATTCTCAGGGGTGTTGTTATTACAATCATCTCTATAGTGGTTTTGCTTATCCTTTTGGTAGTAAGCTTGAGACTTCCTGCTGTACAAAATTATATAAAAGGCAAACTGGTTGTTTATCTGGAGAAAAAAATCAAAACAAAAGTCAGTCTAGATAGGGTGTATATAGGTTTTCCGAACAGTCTGGTGATGGAAAATTTATACCTTAAAGGCCAGAATATTGATACACTTCTCTCAGCAAGAAAATTAGATGTAGGTCTGGATATGTGGCAGCTGATCAAATCTAAAGCCGATCTTACTTCAATTGATCTGGAAGGTGTGAGAGCTAATGTTGTAAGAAATCCTCAGGGGAAATTCAATTTTGATTATATTATTGATGCTTTTGCAACCTCCGATAAAGAAGAAAGCACTTCAAAACCTTTCATTATTTCTCTGGATAAAATTAAATTGAAAGATATCGGGCTGACTTTTAATGATCAGCAATCCAGAAATGATATTAAAGTCTATTTCAATTCATTTGATACAAGAGTAAAAACTTTTGATCTTCAAAACAATTCTTACGCGGTAAACGATATTAATCTTGACGGATTAAAATTAAAACTAAAACAGGATTTTGTAGAAGAAGTTTCAAAAAATGTCGAAGAAAAAGTAGATTCACTGAATCAGAAAAAACCGATGAAGCTTGGTTTAAGTGGCATCAAACTGACCAACTTCAACATTGATTACGGAGACGACAATTCTAAAACTTTTGCAAAAGTTCTGTTTAAAGAATTAAGCACAAAAGTCAACGACCTTGATCTTGAAAACAATTCTTATAATGTAGGGAATGTTTATCTGACAGATGCAAACATCAATGCCAATCTATATCTTCCGACAAAAAACGCTAATCCGAAAGATGCAACATCAAAACCATCGACTTCGAAAGATAAAGCTATGAAACTTCTCTTGGGCAAGTTTATTCTTGACAACGTAAAAGTAGCATACAACAATACCGCAGCCGCTCCTACCCGTTCCGGGATGGATTTTAACCATCTTAATTTCGCAAAGCTAAACCTCGACGTCAGAAACTTTAAAATGGAAAACAATGGTTTTGCAGGAAGTGTAAAATCAGCCGAAATCCAGGAAGCGAGAGGTTTAAATATTCAAAAATTCAATACTGATTTTGTATATGACTCTGAACAAGCTTACCTGAAAAATCTTTATTTACAGACTCCGAAAACTGTTTTGAGAGATGAGATTGTTTTAAATTATAATTCGATAGAACAACTGTCAACGAATCCTGGAGCGGTAAAAATTTCTGCCGACATCCGTGATTCCAATGTTGGTTTTTCGGATATTTTAAATTTAGTTCCGACTTTGAGAAATACTGCGCCATTCAATAAATATCCAAATGCTATCTTAAACGTCAATGCATTATTACAAGGAACGATTAACGACTTGACGATTCAAAATCTGAAAGTTTCAGGCTTAGATCGATTGAAAGTGGCAGCTTCAGGAAGAATTAAAAATGCAATGAATCCTGAAAATTTATATTATGATTTAAAAATTGCAGAACTATCTTCATCAGCAAAAACGATCTACAATTTAGTTCCAAAAAATACAATTCCGAAAAACATTACGTTACCTTCCTTTTTTACTGTCAAAGGGATTGCAAAAGGCACAACAAAAATTGTAAATACCAATTTGAGACTTACTTCTACTTTAGGAAATGCCGGAATCATCGCAAAAGTAGACATGCGCAGAAAAAAACGTGAGCTGTATGATGTAAAAGCCAACTTACAAAATTTACAGATTGGGAAGATCATTCAGAACAAGGATGTCGGAGCTGTAACCGCCCAGATTTATGCAAAAGGTGAAAGCTTTGATTTCAAAAATGCGAATGCCAATTTGAAAGGATTTGTACAGTCTGCAACTTACAAAGGTTACCGGTATCAAAATATGAATCTCGTCGGGAAAATTAACCGTGGAGCATATAATGTCGTGCTCAATTCAAAAGACCCGAATGCCAATTTACAGCTGACCGCTTCAGGAGTTTACGATGACAAAAACCCAACAGTAAAAGTTAACGGAAACATTAACAAATTAGATTTAAATAAATTAGGTTTTTACAATTCTCCAATGATTATTGCCGGAGCAATTGATGGTGATTTTAAAAGTTTGGATCCAGATCATTTAAACGGATATCTGAATCTTAAAAACTTTGCAATTTCTGATACCAAGGAAGTTTATCCGCTTCAGGAAGTTAATTTACTGGCGGTTTCTACAGCAGATTCCACACAGATAAAATTCAATTCTCAGATTGCTGATGTAGAACTGAACGGAAAGTATAAGCTGACCCAGATTTTCGGAGCTTTACAGCAAACGATTAATCAGTATTACCAATTTCAGAAGTCAGGAAAAACCCAGAAAATTGATGCCGGACAGTTTTTTACTTTTAATGCTAAAATTAAAAATGACGATCTGATCAGGAAGTTTGTTCCTGAACTGAAAAGTTTTGAGACCATCAACATTACAGGAAATTATAACGCAGATTCTCAGAAAATTGAGCTTGATGCAAATATTCCGCAGATTCTTTATGGCACCAATACATTAGAAAATACGTCATTAAAGATTTCTAATGAAAACCAGGCTTTGAAGTACAATCTTGATGTTGCAGCATTACAAAGTGAAAGTTTTGCTTTAAACAAAGTTAATATCAACGGAGATGTCGCCAACAACATCATCAATTATAATATCACAACGAAAGATGCTAAAGATGAAACACAGTTTCTGATTGCCGGAAATGCAAAATCAATAAACGATATTACAGAAATTTCTTTAAATCCGAACGGTTTAAAATTAAATTATATGGATTGGGCGGTTGCTGAAAACAATAAAATCCAGATTTTCAGTCAGGGAATTGTTGCAGACAATTTCACCCTTTCCAACGCCGGAGCCGAAATTTCTCTCCAGTCTGAAAGCAATTTACCGAGCAGCCCGCTGAATGTTTCTTTGAAGAACTTTAAGATTGAAACCATTACAGAAATCATCAAAAAAGATTCATTGTTGGCTAAAGGTACTATCAACGGAACAGCGCAGTTGAGAGATCTGACAAAAAACATGACGTTTACCTCAGATATTAACGTTTCTGATTTGATTGTTTACGGAAGTCCGGTTGGGAATTTGGCTATTAAAGTCAATAACAAGTCTGCCAATCTTCTGAATGCCGATATTGCGTTATCAGGAAATAATAATGATGTGAAAATTTTAGGAAATTACAATACTTCTTCAAGTACTTTTGACCTGAATTTAGATATGAATCAGCTGCAGATGAAAACGCTTCAAGGGTTTTCTATGAATGCAATTACAAATACGGAAGGTTATCTTTCCGGTGATCTGAAAATTACAGGAACAACTGCTGCTCCTAAGATTCTTGGTGATATCAATCTGAACAATGTTGGACTAATGATCTCACAGACCGGTAGTGATTTTAGGAACATCAATGATAAAATAGGATTTACTAACAGAGGAATTGAGTTTGATCAATTCAAAATTAATGACAAAGACGGTAATTCACTGAAAATTGATGGTCAGGTTCTTACTCAGACTTACAGAGATTTTGCATTTAATCTGGATGTAGACGCAAAAGATTTTAAAGTTGTAAATTCTGAAAAATCAAACGACGCTATGATGTACGGAATTCTGGCAATTGATGCTGCATTAAAAATCCGTGGGGATCTGAATCTGCCAAAAGTTGACGGTAGACTTACCGTTTCAGAAGATACTGACTTTACTTTTGTTCTTCCGCAATCCAGCCCATCTTTACAGGAAAGAGACGGCATTGTAGAATTTATCGATCAAGACCAGATTGCTTTGAATAAAACCATTAAAGCTGATTCTATTGACACTCAGAGTCCAATCAAAGGGATGGATTTAAGCGTAAATATAGAAGTCAGCAAAGAAGCAAAAATGTCTATTGTTATTGACAAGGCGGCAGGTGATTTTGTAAAACTTCAGGGTGAAGCAGATCTGACAGGCGGAATTGATCCATCAGGAAAAACAACATTGGTAGGAGTTTACCAAGTTGAAAAAGGAAGCTATGAAATGTCTGTAAGTGTTCTCAAAAGAAAATTTGACATCCAAAAAGGAAGTACAATTACCTGGACCGGAGAACCTACCACTGCCAATCTTGATATTACGGCAATTTATAAAACTGAAACAGCACCGATTGATCTGATAGAACAGCAGGTAGGCGATGCTGATCTAAACCAATACAAACAGAGAATTCCTTTTAATACCTTATTGATTCTTAAAGGTGAACTTCTAAAACCTCAGATCTCATTTGACATCACTACAGATGAAAAAAATAATGCTGTTTCATCTGCAGTTACAGAAACCATCGATGCAAAATTGGCACAGCTAAGACAAGATGAAAACGAAATGAATAAGCAGGTTTTCGCATTGCTTTTACTGAATCGTTTTATTGGAGAAAACCCATTTCAAAGCAATTCAGGGCAGTCTGCTGAAACTTTGGCGAGACAGAGTGTGAGTAAAATACTTTCTCAGCAATTGAATAATCTTGCATCTGATCTGATCAAAGGTGTTGATCTGAATTTTGACCTAGAATCTTCTGAAGATTACTCTACCGGAACTCAAAATACCAGAACAGATCTTAATATTGGTCTTAGTAAAAAACTACTGAATGACCGTCTGAAAGTTTCTGTAGGAAGTAATTTCGGATTGGAAGGTGAAGCCAGACAAAACGAAAATACGACCAATATTGCAGGTGACGTAACGGTAGATTACAGTCTTTCTCGAGACGGCAGATATATGCTGCGTGCTTACCGTAAAAATGATTACCAGGTTGCGTTGCAAGGACAAATTGTTGAAACAGGTGTTGGCTTTATCATCACTTTAGATTACAATCAGTTTAAAGATATTTTCCGAAAGTCGAGAAATAACCGAAACAAAGAAAAGGAACGTAAGAAAAAACCGGATAACCAAGTCGTAGAATTTAAGTAA
- a CDS encoding AMP-binding protein: MVIDFNNLNINNLHFQTDFERKIHSFLIEWLSDSQTVTVKTSGSTGAPKIFEIEKNKMLNSAKMTCDFLELYKNNTALVCLPIEYISGKMMVVRAFERKLQLIISDPSLKPLEDLHSEIDFCALTPLQVENSLDKIHYIKNLIIGGAAVSESLKTKITQTLQHTNTPTGIYETYGMSETLSHIALKEIHPEQNNYFTVFDQISIAKDERGCLKISAPNLNNEILETNDLVEIKNENQFRFLGRIDHVINSGGAKIFPEELEALVKKEMQNEVVFLGLEDESLGQKLIAVIEGKESDDLIKKIEGIQYEKSFHKPKEIIFVEEIPRTQNGKVNRIELRRMIERS; this comes from the coding sequence ATGGTAATTGACTTCAATAATCTCAATATTAATAATTTACATTTTCAGACAGACTTTGAGAGAAAAATACATTCTTTTTTAATAGAATGGCTCTCAGATTCTCAAACCGTGACAGTGAAGACATCCGGATCTACGGGAGCTCCGAAAATATTTGAAATTGAGAAAAATAAAATGCTGAATTCTGCAAAAATGACGTGCGATTTCTTAGAGTTATATAAAAATAATACAGCCCTTGTTTGTCTTCCTATAGAATATATTTCAGGAAAAATGATGGTAGTGCGCGCTTTTGAAAGGAAGTTGCAACTTATTATTTCAGATCCGTCTTTGAAACCTTTAGAAGATTTACATTCTGAAATTGATTTCTGTGCATTGACGCCTCTGCAGGTTGAAAACTCTTTAGATAAAATTCATTACATTAAAAATCTCATTATCGGAGGAGCAGCTGTATCAGAAAGTTTAAAAACAAAAATTACTCAGACACTTCAACACACCAATACACCAACAGGGATTTACGAAACCTATGGAATGTCTGAGACGCTTTCTCATATTGCTTTAAAAGAAATTCATCCTGAGCAGAATAATTATTTTACAGTATTTGATCAAATTTCTATTGCTAAAGACGAGCGCGGCTGTCTGAAAATTTCTGCTCCCAATTTGAATAATGAAATCTTAGAGACTAATGATTTAGTTGAGATAAAGAATGAAAATCAGTTTAGGTTTTTAGGGAGAATAGATCATGTGATTAATTCCGGAGGCGCAAAAATATTTCCTGAAGAACTGGAAGCTTTAGTTAAAAAAGAGATGCAGAATGAAGTTGTTTTTTTAGGACTAGAAGATGAAAGTTTGGGACAGAAGTTGATTGCTGTGATTGAAGGAAAAGAATCTGATGATTTGATTAAAAAAATAGAAGGAATTCAGTATGAAAAAAGCTTTCACAAGCCTAAAGAAATTATCTTTGTTGAGGAAATTCCAAGAACCCAGAATGGAAAGGTGAATAGAATTGAACTTCGAAGGATGATTGAGAGAAGTTGA
- the arfB gene encoding alternative ribosome rescue aminoacyl-tRNA hydrolase ArfB, protein MKDFSKELNFKTSCSSGAGGQNVNKVETAVTVLWKVLDSEFFNNWQKDLILEKLKNRINLEGLLYLNVSESRTQLHNKKIAIEKILDLVDNALVIPKFRAKTKPTRSSVEKRIEQKKQHSNKKENRRFKF, encoded by the coding sequence ATGAAAGATTTTTCAAAAGAACTGAATTTTAAAACTTCTTGCAGCAGTGGGGCAGGAGGGCAAAATGTGAATAAAGTAGAAACAGCTGTTACCGTATTGTGGAAAGTATTAGATTCTGAATTTTTTAATAATTGGCAAAAAGATTTAATTTTAGAAAAACTAAAAAACAGAATCAATCTTGAAGGACTTTTATACTTAAATGTTTCTGAAAGCAGAACGCAGCTGCATAACAAGAAGATAGCAATAGAGAAAATTTTAGATCTGGTGGATAACGCATTAGTGATCCCAAAATTCAGGGCAAAGACAAAACCTACCAGATCTTCTGTAGAGAAACGCATTGAACAGAAAAAACAGCATTCAAATAAAAAAGAAAACAGACGTTTTAAATTTTAA
- a CDS encoding deoxyhypusine synthase family protein, whose protein sequence is MSKPITEFIEKYYLHFNAAALVDASKGYVAHLKEGGKMMITLAGAMSTAELGKILAEMIRQDKVDFISCTGANLEEDLMNLVAHSHYERVPHYRDLTAQDEWDLLERGLNRVTDTCIPEEEAFRRLQKHIVEIWKDAEAKGERYFPHEFMYKMILSGVLEQYYEIPREDSWMIAAAEKNLPIVVPGWEDSTMGNIFASYCIKGELTATTMKSGIEYMTYLADWYTKNSAGKGVGFFQIGGGIAGDFPICVVPMLYQDMEMHDIPFWSYFCQISDSTTSYGSYSGAVPNEKITWGKLDITTPKFIVESDATICAPLMFSYILEN, encoded by the coding sequence ATGAGCAAACCGATTACAGAGTTCATAGAAAAATATTATCTGCACTTCAATGCAGCAGCTTTGGTAGACGCTTCAAAAGGATATGTGGCCCACTTGAAAGAAGGAGGAAAAATGATGATTACTTTGGCTGGAGCAATGTCTACAGCTGAGTTGGGGAAAATCCTTGCTGAAATGATCCGTCAGGATAAAGTAGATTTTATCTCTTGTACAGGAGCAAACCTTGAAGAAGATCTGATGAATTTAGTAGCACATTCTCATTACGAAAGAGTTCCTCATTACAGAGATTTGACAGCTCAGGATGAATGGGATTTGCTTGAAAGAGGTCTAAATAGAGTTACAGATACCTGTATTCCTGAAGAGGAGGCTTTCAGAAGATTGCAGAAACACATCGTTGAGATCTGGAAAGATGCTGAAGCAAAAGGAGAAAGATATTTTCCGCATGAATTTATGTATAAAATGATTCTTTCAGGAGTGTTGGAGCAATATTACGAAATCCCAAGAGAAGATTCATGGATGATTGCTGCAGCTGAAAAAAACCTTCCGATTGTAGTTCCGGGATGGGAAGATTCTACCATGGGAAATATTTTTGCTTCTTATTGCATTAAGGGCGAATTGACTGCAACCACCATGAAATCAGGAATTGAATACATGACCTATTTGGCAGATTGGTACACGAAAAATTCAGCAGGAAAAGGAGTCGGCTTCTTCCAGATTGGTGGGGGTATCGCAGGAGATTTCCCGATTTGCGTAGTTCCGATGCTGTATCAGGATATGGAAATGCATGATATTCCGTTCTGGTCATATTTCTGTCAGATCTCAGATTCAACGACTTCTTACGGTTCTTATTCCGGAGCAGTTCCGAATGAAAAAATTACTTGGGGAAAACTGGATATCACGACACCGAAATTTATCGTTGAAAGTGATGCGACCATTTGCGCACCATTGATGTTCTCTTATATCCTGGAAAATTAA
- a CDS encoding MGMT family protein: MNDIFKQQVWEITKLVPKGRVTSYGAIAKAVGFPNHSRHVGKAMGGCPKDVPAHRVISSSGTLSVQEFQVRLEEEGIEVENFRIKNFKKLFWNPLEEL, translated from the coding sequence ATGAATGACATCTTCAAGCAGCAGGTTTGGGAAATTACCAAATTAGTTCCCAAAGGAAGAGTGACAAGCTACGGAGCAATTGCAAAAGCGGTGGGTTTTCCTAATCATTCGCGACATGTAGGAAAAGCAATGGGAGGCTGTCCCAAGGATGTTCCTGCGCATCGGGTGATTTCGAGTTCGGGAACTCTATCCGTTCAGGAATTTCAGGTAAGGTTGGAAGAAGAAGGAATCGAAGTGGAAAATTTCAGAATTAAGAATTTTAAGAAATTGTTTTGGAATCCCTTGGAAGAGCTATAA
- the htpG gene encoding molecular chaperone HtpG has product MTKGNINVSVENIFPLIKKFLYSDHEIFLRELISNATDATLKLKHLTNIGEAKVDYGNPKIEVRIDKENKKLHIIDQGLGMTAEEVEKYINQVAFSGAEEFLDKYKDSAKDSGIIGHFGLGFYSAFMVAEKVEIITKSYRDENPAVRWICDGSPEFSLEETTEKTDRGTEIILHIAEDSTEFLEESKITELLSKYNKFMPVPIKFGTKTHTLPIPEDAPEGTAAETEEIDNIINNPNPAWTIAPADLNKEDYTKFYHELYPMQFEEPLFHIHLNVDYPFNLTGVLFFPKLNNGLNIEKDKIQLYQNQVYVTDEVKGIVPDFLMLLRGVIDSPDIPLNVSRSYLQADGAVKKISSYITKKVADKMASLINENREDYETKWNDIKIVIEYGMISEDKFFEKSDKFTLYPTTDGKYFLWNELEEKIKPNQTDKDGNLVILYATNADEQHSYIQSAKDKGYDVLLLDSPIVPHLIQKMETTKEKIQFARVDADHVNNLIKKDDPIISKLNETDKETLKKSVEESIKDKKFTVQLEDLDSTDAPFTITQPEFIRRMKDMQATGGGGMFVIGGFPEMYNLVVNSNSEFAGQILKTEDAESKENLIKYALDLAKLSQNLLKGKDLTDFIQRSYKQLEK; this is encoded by the coding sequence ATGACAAAAGGAAATATCAATGTTTCGGTGGAAAATATTTTTCCCTTGATTAAAAAGTTTTTATACAGCGATCACGAAATATTTTTAAGAGAATTAATTTCAAATGCAACTGATGCAACATTGAAATTAAAACACCTGACGAATATTGGTGAAGCCAAAGTAGATTACGGAAATCCAAAAATCGAAGTAAGAATCGATAAGGAAAACAAAAAGCTCCATATCATCGACCAAGGTCTCGGGATGACTGCTGAAGAAGTGGAGAAATACATTAACCAAGTGGCATTTTCGGGAGCCGAAGAATTTCTGGATAAGTATAAAGACTCTGCTAAAGATTCGGGAATTATCGGACATTTCGGACTAGGCTTCTACTCAGCTTTTATGGTGGCTGAAAAAGTAGAAATCATTACAAAATCTTATCGTGATGAAAACCCGGCGGTTCGCTGGATTTGTGATGGAAGTCCGGAATTCAGTCTTGAAGAAACAACTGAAAAAACCGACAGAGGAACCGAAATAATCCTTCATATCGCAGAAGATTCTACGGAGTTTTTAGAAGAATCTAAAATCACAGAACTGTTGTCGAAATACAACAAATTCATGCCTGTTCCCATTAAATTCGGAACCAAAACTCACACGCTTCCAATTCCGGAAGATGCTCCGGAAGGAACTGCAGCAGAAACCGAAGAGATTGATAATATCATCAATAATCCAAATCCGGCGTGGACTATCGCTCCTGCTGATCTGAATAAGGAAGATTACACTAAATTTTACCATGAGCTGTATCCGATGCAGTTTGAGGAGCCATTATTCCATATTCATCTGAATGTCGATTATCCGTTTAACCTGACGGGAGTTTTATTTTTCCCTAAGCTAAACAATGGATTAAACATTGAAAAAGATAAAATTCAGCTGTATCAAAATCAGGTTTATGTAACAGATGAAGTGAAAGGTATTGTTCCTGACTTCTTGATGTTGCTTCGTGGAGTGATTGATTCTCCGGATATTCCTTTGAACGTTTCCCGTTCATATTTGCAGGCAGATGGTGCAGTGAAGAAAATCTCTTCTTATATCACTAAAAAAGTGGCTGATAAAATGGCTTCACTGATCAATGAAAACCGTGAAGATTATGAAACCAAGTGGAACGACATCAAAATCGTAATCGAATACGGAATGATTTCTGAAGACAAATTCTTTGAAAAATCAGATAAATTCACCCTCTACCCAACCACAGACGGGAAATACTTCTTGTGGAACGAACTGGAAGAGAAAATCAAACCCAATCAGACAGATAAAGACGGAAACTTAGTGATCCTATATGCCACCAATGCCGATGAACAACACAGCTACATCCAGTCTGCAAAAGATAAAGGGTATGATGTTCTTCTTTTAGATTCCCCTATAGTTCCACATCTGATCCAGAAAATGGAAACTACAAAAGAAAAAATTCAGTTTGCAAGAGTGGATGCCGATCATGTGAATAATTTGATCAAAAAAGACGATCCTATTATTTCTAAATTAAACGAAACCGATAAAGAAACGCTTAAAAAGAGTGTGGAGGAATCTATTAAAGACAAAAAATTCACCGTTCAACTGGAGGATTTAGATAGCACTGATGCGCCTTTTACAATTACTCAACCTGAATTTATTAGAAGAATGAAAGATATGCAGGCAACCGGCGGCGGCGGAATGTTTGTGATAGGCGGTTTTCCTGAAATGTATAATCTTGTGGTGAATTCTAACAGCGAATTTGCCGGTCAGATTTTAAAAACTGAAGATGCAGAAAGCAAGGAAAACCTAATAAAATATGCTTTAGACCTCGCTAAACTTTCCCAGAATTTATTGAAAGGGAAAGATCTTACCGATTTTATACAGAGAAGTTATAAGCAATTGGAGAAGTAA
- the recA gene encoding recombinase RecA, producing MSNIDDKKKALALVLDKLDKTYGKGTVMTLGDSAIDTTIEVIPSGSLGLDIALGVGGYPRGRIIEIYGPESSGKTTLTLHAIAEAQKAGGIAAFIDAEHAFDRGYAGKLGIDLENLIISQPDNGEQALEIADNLIRSGAIDIVVIDSVAALTPKAEIEGEMGDSKMGLHARLMSQALRKLTATISRTKCTVIFINQLREKIGVMFGNPETTTGGNALKFYASVRVDIRKASAPIKNGDEAVGSRVKVKIVKNKVAPPFKMAEFDIMYGEGVSKTGEILDAAVDMGIVKKSGSWFSYGDTKLGQGRDAVRDVLKDNPELAEELEGKVKEEIINNKK from the coding sequence ATGAGTAATATAGACGATAAGAAAAAAGCACTGGCATTGGTGCTTGACAAGCTAGATAAAACATACGGAAAAGGAACAGTAATGACGTTGGGAGACAGTGCGATCGACACCACCATCGAAGTGATTCCTTCCGGATCATTAGGATTAGACATCGCTTTAGGCGTTGGCGGATATCCAAGGGGAAGAATTATTGAGATCTACGGACCAGAATCTTCCGGTAAAACAACATTAACTTTACATGCAATCGCGGAAGCACAAAAAGCAGGAGGAATTGCTGCATTTATTGATGCTGAGCACGCTTTTGACAGAGGTTACGCAGGGAAATTAGGAATCGATCTAGAAAACTTGATTATTTCTCAGCCCGATAACGGTGAACAGGCTTTGGAAATAGCCGATAACCTGATCCGTTCTGGTGCAATTGACATTGTGGTGATTGACTCAGTGGCAGCATTGACACCAAAGGCAGAGATTGAAGGTGAAATGGGAGATTCTAAAATGGGTCTGCACGCAAGATTGATGTCTCAGGCTTTAAGAAAATTAACGGCAACCATTTCAAGAACAAAATGTACCGTGATTTTCATCAACCAGTTGAGAGAAAAAATCGGGGTGATGTTCGGAAATCCAGAAACCACTACCGGTGGTAATGCATTGAAGTTTTACGCTTCTGTGAGAGTGGATATCAGAAAAGCAAGTGCACCGATCAAAAACGGTGACGAAGCTGTTGGTAGCCGTGTGAAAGTAAAAATTGTGAAAAACAAGGTAGCTCCGCCTTTCAAAATGGCAGAATTTGACATTATGTATGGTGAAGGTGTTTCTAAAACAGGTGAAATATTGGATGCTGCCGTTGATATGGGCATTGTGAAGAAAAGCGGTTCTTGGTTCAGCTACGGCGATACAAAATTAGGACAAGGCCGTGATGCGGTAAGAGATGTTTTAAAAGACAATCCTGAATTGGCTGAAGAACTTGAAGGAAAAGTAAAAGAAGAAATCATCAATAACAAAAAGTAA